The following coding sequences lie in one Heyndrickxia oleronia genomic window:
- a CDS encoding histidine phosphatase family protein, which yields MRTFIYMVRHGDSPKEGNERTRGLTEKGKLDAQRIAEVLKDEGINTVISSPYSRSILTVEPLAKQIGQEVLIIEDLKERIFTAENERISDSELFPLLEKSYVDPNFSLKGGETNAECQKRVVKVLKEILNTYIGKKVVIGTHGLVMTLMMGDYDLSYDLTFLHNTSKPDIYRMEFNGQELVKVNRIWESHRFK from the coding sequence TTGAGAACTTTCATTTATATGGTGAGACACGGGGATTCGCCAAAAGAAGGAAATGAAAGAACAAGGGGCTTAACTGAAAAAGGAAAATTAGACGCGCAAAGAATAGCAGAAGTTTTAAAGGATGAAGGGATTAACACTGTTATCTCCAGTCCATACTCTCGATCAATTTTAACGGTTGAGCCGTTAGCTAAACAAATAGGACAAGAAGTTTTAATAATTGAAGATTTAAAGGAAAGAATTTTTACAGCTGAAAACGAGCGAATCTCTGATAGTGAACTCTTTCCTTTATTGGAAAAATCATATGTGGATCCGAATTTCTCTTTAAAGGGAGGAGAAACGAATGCCGAGTGTCAAAAAAGAGTTGTAAAAGTTTTAAAAGAAATATTAAATACTTATATAGGAAAAAAAGTAGTAATTGGCACTCACGGATTAGTCATGACATTAATGATGGGAGACTATGATTTAAGCTATGATTTGACCTTTTTACATAATACATCTAAACCTGATATTTACAGGATGGAGTTTAATGGACAGGAATTAGTTAAGGTTAATAGAATATGGGAAAGTCATCGTTTCAAGTAA
- a CDS encoding YdcF family protein translates to MISKEPETPQFTAEQIRELTNIVFLEEKQPSPCDILFVFAGTHSGHWEKAIQAYNKGLGNKLIVTGGYNSKMNLYESREIISHLVEAGISEKDIIFEDKSSNTLENVLFAKEVFNFETINKVLFICKSYAAGSQYRTLLQHLPRHLEFINYSFDAKFNGITVARDNWHSSEIGRKRVWGQYLRIIEYGRKGDLQPLKRRIEGL, encoded by the coding sequence TTGATTTCGAAAGAGCCAGAAACACCTCAATTTACAGCAGAACAAATTAGGGAACTAACAAATATTGTTTTTCTTGAGGAAAAACAACCATCTCCTTGTGATATTCTATTTGTTTTTGCGGGGACACATTCAGGACATTGGGAAAAAGCAATTCAAGCATATAACAAAGGTTTAGGAAACAAGCTTATCGTAACAGGTGGTTATAATTCAAAGATGAATTTATATGAGTCAAGAGAAATTATTAGCCATTTGGTTGAGGCAGGAATCTCAGAAAAGGATATTATTTTTGAAGATAAATCCTCTAATACATTAGAGAATGTTTTATTTGCGAAAGAAGTCTTTAACTTTGAAACAATAAATAAGGTTCTTTTTATATGTAAGAGTTATGCTGCAGGAAGTCAGTATCGAACCTTGTTACAACACCTACCTAGACATCTTGAATTTATTAATTATTCATTTGATGCAAAATTTAACGGTATCACAGTGGCGAGGGATAATTGGCATAGTTCTGAAATAGGGCGTAAACGTGTTTGGGGGCAATACTTAAGAATTATAGAATATGGTCGTAAGGGGGATCTTCAACCTTTAAAAAGACGTATTGAAGGATTATGA
- a CDS encoding NUDIX hydrolase: MFKYTVCFIKNNNDILMLNREKPPIMGVWNGVGGKIEKDESPDEGALREVFEETGIIVDNYFSKGTVSWKSSNGELDGIYVYLYEVNNNLKFETFKKTREGILDWKSIDWVLDPDNFGIADKVSRYLPVLLKGEGIYSLHYNNGKMLIV; this comes from the coding sequence GTGTTTAAGTATACAGTATGTTTTATAAAAAATAATAATGATATATTAATGCTTAACCGAGAAAAGCCTCCAATTATGGGTGTTTGGAATGGGGTAGGAGGAAAAATTGAGAAAGATGAATCTCCAGATGAAGGTGCATTACGTGAAGTATTTGAGGAAACAGGCATCATAGTAGATAACTATTTTTCTAAAGGTACTGTAAGTTGGAAATCTTCTAATGGTGAACTTGATGGAATATATGTTTATCTTTATGAGGTGAATAATAATCTAAAGTTTGAAACTTTTAAAAAAACAAGAGAAGGTATATTAGATTGGAAATCAATTGATTGGGTATTAGACCCTGATAACTTTGGAATTGCGGATAAAGTTTCCCGATATTTACCAGTTCTTTTGAAGGGAGAAGGGATCTATTCGCTTCACTATAATAATGGTAAGATGTTAATTGTATAG
- a CDS encoding serine kinase — MRFFFVIPFIFIGAFLIGLTIDNIGDIGNFMIDIIGYGFILMAILIGSKKKENKQPS, encoded by the coding sequence TTGAGGTTTTTCTTTGTTATTCCATTTATTTTTATTGGTGCTTTTTTAATTGGTCTAACGATTGATAATATTGGTGATATAGGTAATTTCATGATCGATATTATAGGGTATGGATTTATTTTAATGGCTATTTTAATCGGAAGCAAAAAGAAAGAAAACAAACAGCCATCCTAA
- a CDS encoding DinB family protein produces MSNLRVIDEYKSDLQNYSLEQLRYKSAEDVWSLGQMYDHIILVAHEYLDNVETCTREKEEQKLGKTEFGEQLYKMGGFPKIKIKLPDELNTPPSNSDSHESLMLRLDQVKQRLKRWEPQVDSINSNFKVKHGGFGWLNAREWYDLVFMHFHHHLRQKRELEQKL; encoded by the coding sequence ATGAGTAATTTAAGAGTGATTGATGAATACAAAAGCGATCTTCAAAACTATTCATTGGAACAATTAAGATATAAATCGGCTGAAGATGTTTGGTCTTTGGGTCAGATGTATGATCATATAATACTTGTTGCACATGAATACCTTGACAATGTGGAAACTTGTACTAGAGAAAAAGAAGAGCAGAAACTTGGGAAAACGGAATTTGGTGAGCAATTATATAAAATGGGTGGGTTCCCAAAAATTAAAATCAAGTTACCTGACGAATTAAATACTCCACCAAGCAATTCTGATAGTCATGAAAGTCTTATGTTGCGACTAGATCAGGTAAAGCAGAGATTAAAACGATGGGAACCACAAGTAGATAGTATCAATTCAAATTTTAAAGTTAAACATGGGGGTTTTGGTTGGCTGAACGCAAGGGAGTGGTATGATCTTGTATTCATGCATTTCCATCATCACTTACGTCAGAAGCGTGAGTTAGAACAAAAACTCTAG
- a CDS encoding LysR family transcriptional regulator: MEIKQLITFKTAAENLNFTYTAKILNFAQSSVTAQIKALENELETPLFERLGKRLVLTEQGKEFKIYADKMIQLTNEAKNAISGVEEPAGTLIIGASESQCTYRLPPILKEFKEQFPKVKIIFKPIYLQEQTKAQLLDGTLDIAFTMEPIQHQDSNLKAQSLVEEKLTIVASPQHHLADKAEIHLEDLEHETLLLTESGCSYRVILENLFRQSGICASNKFEFVSVEAIKQCIILDLGIAVLPEMVVKAEIEKGILKELVCHQVTTPVHTQMVWHKDKYMSLALQSFIQLTCKTFGIN; this comes from the coding sequence ATAGAAATTAAACAGCTTATCACATTTAAAACGGCTGCAGAAAATTTAAATTTTACCTATACAGCTAAAATCTTAAACTTTGCTCAATCAAGCGTTACTGCTCAAATAAAAGCGCTTGAAAATGAACTTGAAACTCCTTTATTTGAGCGCTTAGGGAAGCGCTTAGTCCTTACAGAGCAAGGTAAAGAGTTTAAAATATATGCGGATAAAATGATTCAATTGACGAATGAGGCGAAAAACGCTATAAGCGGAGTTGAGGAACCGGCAGGTACACTTATCATTGGAGCCTCTGAGAGCCAATGTACATATAGACTGCCTCCAATATTGAAGGAATTTAAGGAGCAATTTCCAAAGGTTAAAATTATCTTTAAACCGATTTACTTACAAGAGCAAACGAAGGCGCAATTACTTGATGGTACTCTGGATATTGCATTTACAATGGAGCCTATTCAACATCAAGATTCAAACTTAAAAGCACAAAGTCTGGTTGAAGAAAAATTAACAATTGTTGCTTCTCCCCAACACCATTTAGCTGATAAAGCTGAAATTCATTTAGAAGATCTTGAACATGAGACTCTTTTATTAACTGAATCAGGGTGTTCATATAGGGTGATACTAGAAAATTTGTTTCGACAATCTGGAATCTGTGCATCGAATAAATTTGAATTTGTAAGTGTGGAAGCAATTAAACAATGTATTATTTTAGACTTAGGTATTGCAGTATTACCGGAGATGGTAGTAAAAGCAGAGATTGAGAAAGGGATATTAAAAGAATTAGTTTGTCATCAGGTTACAACACCTGTTCATACACAAATGGTTTGGCATAAAGATAAATATATGTCTCTTGCTTTACAATCTTTTATTCAATTAACTTGCAAAACCTTTGGTATAAATTAA
- a CDS encoding PadR family transcriptional regulator, with amino-acid sequence MSIQIFILSKLMEDNNYPYKLKKQISEPIPLDRLAGLTESKLYYHFDSLAKKGLIESIEIIKEENRPDKQVFAITAKGQEELPKMIYKLFENADSISDMVVGLANIKYVERQKVVEILEKKLTNIKQRWEEVSGYEEKVEVDKAQEKFSEFMLGYVSTKAEHTIYWLEELIKRVKQGEI; translated from the coding sequence ATGTCCATTCAAATTTTTATATTGAGTAAACTAATGGAGGATAATAATTATCCTTATAAATTAAAAAAACAGATTTCAGAGCCTATACCATTGGATAGATTAGCTGGATTAACAGAAAGTAAACTGTACTACCATTTTGATTCCTTAGCAAAAAAAGGATTAATTGAATCGATCGAAATCATCAAAGAAGAGAATCGCCCTGATAAACAAGTATTTGCGATTACGGCTAAAGGTCAAGAAGAACTACCGAAAATGATTTACAAGTTGTTTGAAAATGCGGATTCAATTAGTGATATGGTGGTAGGTTTAGCTAACATCAAATATGTGGAACGTCAGAAGGTAGTAGAAATATTAGAAAAAAAATTAACAAATATAAAGCAACGTTGGGAAGAAGTTAGTGGGTACGAAGAGAAAGTAGAGGTAGACAAAGCTCAAGAAAAGTTTTCAGAATTTATGTTGGGCTATGTTTCGACTAAAGCAGAGCATACGATTTATTGGCTTGAGGAGTTAATTAAACGGGTTAAACAAGGGGAAATATAA
- a CDS encoding NUDIX hydrolase: MKIEFYSLDSVNETELEFAVISAMYRGKWVYVRHKARKTWEIAGGHRENGETIEETAKRELFEETGCLDVDLTPICNYSMINSVKRKFGRLYFGRINEIGQLPISEIEEVKLFDCLPDHLTYSDIQPKLYEKTLAFVHACEAIHLN; the protein is encoded by the coding sequence ATGAAAATCGAATTTTATTCTTTAGATTCGGTAAACGAAACAGAATTAGAATTTGCGGTAATAAGCGCGATGTATAGGGGGAAGTGGGTTTATGTTAGACATAAAGCAAGGAAAACGTGGGAAATCGCTGGTGGTCATAGGGAAAATGGAGAAACGATTGAAGAAACGGCAAAAAGAGAGCTATTCGAAGAGACTGGTTGTTTAGATGTTGATTTAACTCCAATTTGTAACTATTCAATGATTAATTCTGTTAAGAGAAAATTTGGAAGGTTATATTTTGGAAGGATAAATGAGATTGGCCAATTGCCAATTTCAGAAATTGAAGAAGTAAAACTATTTGATTGTCTTCCTGATCATCTTACTTATTCAGATATTCAACCAAAACTATATGAAAAGACACTCGCTTTTGTTCATGCTTGTGAAGCCATACACTTAAATTAA
- a CDS encoding DUF5694 domain-containing protein — translation MRKPSILVLGTAHLSNPENNGDLVKINSGDIFSEKRQIEIKGVVDSLRKFEPTKVALEILSEDSDHINETYKNFLLGKYKLTRNECHQIGFRLAKEMNHKEVFCVDWNGSVPEVPDLDIWTKELKSEKYDQVVRRMQDLATKMEEFLKSHTIRDYLLYLNHDDFIRENQRFYTNLALVGDKSNPVGAMWTAKYWYYRNLLIYKNIVELIESDADRIFVLYGAGHLHLLNQFLNESGLFKVEKAEDYI, via the coding sequence ATGAGAAAGCCAAGTATTCTTGTTCTTGGAACTGCCCATTTAAGTAATCCCGAAAATAATGGAGATTTAGTTAAAATAAATTCGGGAGATATTTTCAGCGAAAAAAGGCAGATAGAAATAAAAGGAGTGGTAGACTCTTTAAGGAAGTTCGAGCCAACAAAGGTTGCGCTAGAAATCCTATCAGAAGATAGTGATCATATAAACGAAACTTATAAAAACTTTCTATTGGGGAAGTACAAATTAACGAGGAATGAATGTCATCAAATCGGTTTTCGATTGGCTAAGGAAATGAATCACAAGGAAGTATTTTGTGTTGATTGGAATGGTTCTGTTCCTGAAGTACCTGACTTAGATATATGGACTAAGGAACTTAAATCGGAAAAATACGATCAAGTTGTAAGAAGAATGCAAGACTTAGCAACAAAGATGGAAGAATTTTTAAAAAGCCATACGATTAGAGATTACTTATTATATCTTAATCATGATGATTTTATTAGAGAAAACCAAAGATTTTATACGAATCTTGCTCTAGTAGGAGATAAAAGTAATCCAGTAGGTGCGATGTGGACAGCTAAATATTGGTATTATAGAAATTTACTCATATATAAAAACATAGTTGAACTAATTGAGTCTGATGCTGATAGAATTTTTGTTTTATACGGTGCAGGACATCTTCATTTACTTAATCAATTTTTAAATGAAAGTGGACTTTTTAAAGTGGAAAAGGCGGAAGATTATATATAA
- a CDS encoding IS3 family transposase (programmed frameshift) → MSKILFTDQEQKLLMKHPYVKAVSEKAITYTDEFKALAIKEYEEGKFPRQIFEDAGFDIEIVGTERASSSLKRWRKAYKENGVAGLEDTRKYHSGRPLERELSLEEKYARLEAQNALLRAENELLKKIGSSRKDVGEEKEKLTAEQKFELIQLVIKKYNLKRMVSYLCELVGVSRSGYYRYFSEEAQLNRQARDEADEKVKKIILKAYNFRRRKKGARQIKMTLENQYQITYNLKRIRRIMKKFQIICPIRKANPYRRMAKATKEHRTLPNLLNREFKQGTARKVLLTDITYLSYGKGKRAYLSTIKDAETNEILAYETSDKITLDIALNTLKKLKKTGIKLAEGAFIHSDQGFHYTNPQFQKMVKKMGLGQSMSRRGNCWDNAPQESFFGHFKDETDFKTCESLEEVKREVQSYMTYYNHYRGQWNLKKMTPAQYSHHLLQVA, encoded by the exons ATGTCGAAAATATTATTTACAGATCAAGAACAGAAATTATTGATGAAACATCCTTATGTAAAAGCTGTTAGTGAAAAAGCAATTACTTACACTGATGAATTTAAAGCATTAGCTATTAAAGAGTATGAAGAAGGAAAATTTCCACGTCAAATATTTGAAGATGCAGGATTTGATATTGAAATCGTTGGGACTGAACGAGCGAGTTCATCTTTAAAGAGATGGCGTAAAGCTTATAAAGAAAATGGTGTAGCTGGGCTTGAAGACACTCGAAAATACCATTCTGGACGACCACTTGAACGTGAATTAAGTTTAGAAGAAAAATATGCACGATTAGAAGCACAAAACGCCTTATTACGTGCAGAAAATGAACTGCTAAAAAAGATCG GATCTAGCAGAAAGGATGTTGGTGAAGAAAAGGAAAAACTAACAGCTGAACAGAAATTTGAATTGATCCAATTGGTCATTAAAAAATATAACTTAAAGCGGATGGTGAGCTATCTTTGTGAACTAGTTGGTGTCTCTCGATCAGGTTATTATCGTTATTTTTCAGAAGAAGCACAACTTAATAGACAGGCTCGTGATGAGGCAGACGAAAAAGTAAAGAAAATCATTTTAAAAGCTTATAATTTTCGTCGTCGTAAGAAAGGCGCACGTCAAATCAAGATGACCTTAGAAAATCAGTATCAAATTACATATAACCTAAAACGAATTCGTCGTATCATGAAAAAATTCCAAATCATTTGCCCAATTCGAAAAGCAAACCCATATCGAAGAATGGCAAAAGCAACAAAAGAACATAGAACTTTACCGAACCTATTAAACCGCGAATTTAAGCAAGGAACCGCTAGAAAAGTATTATTAACAGACATTACATATTTAAGTTATGGAAAAGGAAAACGTGCCTACTTGTCCACTATAAAAGATGCCGAAACCAATGAAATCTTAGCATATGAGACATCAGATAAAATCACACTAGATATTGCGTTAAATACATTAAAGAAGTTGAAAAAGACTGGGATAAAGCTGGCCGAAGGCGCATTCATTCACTCAGATCAAGGGTTCCACTATACCAACCCCCAATTTCAAAAGATGGTAAAGAAAATGGGACTAGGGCAATCTATGTCACGTCGTGGAAACTGTTGGGATAATGCCCCACAAGAATCGTTCTTTGGACATTTTAAAGATGAAACGGATTTTAAAACGTGTGAATCATTAGAAGAAGTAAAAAGAGAGGTTCAGAGTTATATGACATATTACAATCATTACCGAGGTCAATGGAACTTAAAAAAGATGACACCTGCACAATACAGTCATCATCTTCTTCAAGTTGCCTAG
- a CDS encoding CPBP family intramembrane glutamic endopeptidase produces the protein MKKISKSPLFSFVVLTYGIFLLFFMVIGISIMLDAPESVINILQTIAAWSSTFAFIILFKKIYPGLRLKDFIKQQFAQKLRFSVLGTVVSIQVIIISVTIFLLSKTTDTQVLALSFTGLGLMFLTFLDKLVQGPLGEELGWRGYALNELQKKYSPLHSALIVGFLWGFWHTPLWFTSGYTDMKLIKYIVLFMIGIISFSIIVTFFYKVNKNLMIPIVMHQIFNFSLVLVKGDLLDILVYVMLSYFAVAVILIVINPKEILYKKSIGKDVNI, from the coding sequence ATGAAAAAGATATCAAAAAGTCCATTGTTCAGTTTTGTCGTCTTAACTTATGGAATCTTTTTATTGTTTTTTATGGTCATTGGTATAAGCATAATGTTAGACGCACCAGAGAGCGTAATAAACATTTTACAAACCATTGCAGCATGGTCATCAACTTTTGCATTTATTATTTTATTTAAAAAAATTTATCCGGGATTAAGGTTAAAGGATTTTATAAAACAGCAATTTGCTCAAAAACTTAGGTTTTCCGTTCTTGGCACCGTTGTAAGCATTCAAGTTATTATCATCTCTGTGACAATATTTTTGCTATCAAAAACAACTGATACTCAGGTTTTAGCTCTATCTTTTACAGGTCTGGGTCTAATGTTTCTCACTTTTTTAGATAAATTAGTTCAGGGGCCTTTGGGTGAAGAGTTAGGTTGGAGAGGATATGCTCTAAATGAATTACAAAAGAAGTACTCTCCTTTGCATTCAGCACTAATCGTAGGTTTTTTATGGGGGTTTTGGCACACTCCACTATGGTTTACCTCAGGTTATACTGATATGAAATTAATCAAGTACATCGTTCTTTTTATGATTGGAATTATATCTTTCTCAATTATTGTAACATTCTTCTACAAAGTAAATAAGAATCTAATGATACCGATTGTTATGCACCAAATTTTTAATTTTTCTCTTGTGTTGGTAAAAGGAGATTTATTAGACATTTTAGTATATGTTATGCTTTCTTATTTTGCTGTTGCAGTAATATTAATTGTTATAAATCCTAAAGAAATTCTATACAAAAAAAGCATCGGAAAGGATGTTAACATATAG
- the uppS gene encoding polyprenyl diphosphate synthase — protein sequence MQNVPTHIAIMMDGNGRWGEKRGLTRSQGHFAGSKTMENIIDASLELGVKILTLYAFSSENWTRPEEEVKYLMDLPVIYLNEKLPKFIQKDIRICVLGDINGLPIHTREAVKKAVDQTSNNSKLIVNFALNYGGRSEILSAIKSLINDINNSKIADSGITGDLIENYLYTKGQPEPDIVIRTGGEKRMSNFLLWQSSKSEWWFTDTLFPEFDSKQLLQAINEVNQRKDINIS from the coding sequence ATGCAAAATGTTCCAACACATATTGCTATTATGATGGATGGGAATGGTAGATGGGGAGAAAAAAGAGGTTTGACAAGAAGTCAGGGGCATTTTGCTGGCTCTAAAACAATGGAAAATATTATTGATGCATCATTAGAATTAGGGGTAAAAATCTTAACCTTATATGCATTTTCTTCTGAAAATTGGACAAGACCAGAAGAAGAAGTAAAGTATCTAATGGACTTACCCGTAATTTATTTAAATGAAAAATTGCCTAAGTTTATACAGAAGGATATAAGAATCTGTGTTTTAGGTGATATAAATGGCTTACCCATACATACTAGAGAAGCGGTAAAAAAAGCTGTTGACCAAACATCAAATAATAGTAAATTAATTGTTAATTTCGCTTTAAATTATGGCGGAAGAAGTGAAATTTTATCTGCTATCAAGTCCTTAATAAATGATATCAACAATTCTAAAATAGCGGATAGTGGCATAACTGGAGACTTAATTGAAAATTACTTATATACAAAAGGGCAGCCAGAGCCAGATATTGTGATTCGTACTGGAGGAGAAAAGAGAATGAGTAATTTTTTATTATGGCAATCATCCAAATCTGAATGGTGGTTTACAGATACACTCTTTCCTGAGTTTGATAGCAAACAGCTACTTCAAGCAATTAATGAAGTCAATCAAAGAAAGGATATCAATATTAGTTAA
- a CDS encoding GNAT family N-acetyltransferase: MIPILLDVPLQLETERLILRAPYQTGDGHIVNEAIRDSIHELRAWLPFAQELPSVEETEINLRNAHINFLKRDSFRYLIFHKDSNDFIGTTSLQSIEWKIPKCEIGYWINTRFSGNGYMTEAVKELTNLGLNYIKFKRIEIRCESTNFKSRSIPENLGFVLEGTLRNDDLSADGSKLTDTCFYSKIK; this comes from the coding sequence GTGATTCCAATATTATTGGATGTTCCGTTACAATTAGAAACTGAAAGACTAATTCTCCGTGCACCCTATCAAACTGGAGACGGGCACATTGTAAACGAAGCAATTAGAGATTCCATTCATGAATTGAGAGCTTGGTTACCATTTGCCCAAGAGCTTCCTAGTGTTGAGGAAACAGAGATTAACTTGAGAAATGCTCATATAAATTTCCTTAAAAGAGACAGCTTTCGGTATCTTATCTTTCATAAAGATAGCAATGACTTTATTGGAACAACGAGCCTTCAGAGTATTGAATGGAAGATTCCTAAATGTGAAATAGGATATTGGATTAATACCAGGTTTAGTGGAAATGGATACATGACAGAAGCAGTGAAGGAATTAACTAACCTTGGTTTAAATTACATCAAATTTAAAAGAATTGAAATAAGATGTGAATCTACCAATTTTAAAAGTCGTTCTATCCCAGAAAACCTTGGTTTTGTGTTAGAAGGTACTTTAAGGAATGATGATTTGTCCGCAGATGGTAGTAAGCTGACTGACACATGTTTTTATTCGAAAATAAAATAA
- a CDS encoding DJ-1/PfpI family protein, with protein sequence MKKRIVGIFLYDYVDILDFSGPAEVLSLTSNSKPEQLLTLYKKELLPTRPFHVCTITENELPIKTHSGIKIESDYRIDNHPELDILIIPGGPLRAVQSMVKNKKVQEWIFKHKKIEYICSVCTGAIILGATGLLNCKNATTHHLALKILQGSYPDIRVVKESKVVQDGNIITSAGVTSGINMALYLVENIIGKSAAERISNTIEF encoded by the coding sequence ATGAAAAAAAGAATAGTAGGGATTTTCCTCTATGATTATGTTGATATTCTAGACTTTTCTGGTCCGGCAGAAGTTTTGTCATTAACTTCGAATAGTAAGCCTGAGCAACTATTAACCTTATACAAAAAAGAGTTGTTACCTACTAGACCATTTCACGTATGTACAATAACAGAAAATGAATTACCAATTAAAACTCATTCAGGAATAAAAATAGAGTCTGATTATAGGATTGATAACCACCCTGAATTAGATATCCTAATCATTCCTGGTGGACCTTTAAGGGCTGTACAATCTATGGTTAAGAATAAAAAAGTCCAAGAATGGATATTTAAACATAAAAAAATTGAATACATCTGCTCGGTTTGTACGGGAGCGATAATCCTAGGTGCAACAGGATTATTAAATTGCAAGAATGCAACAACCCATCATCTAGCATTGAAAATTCTACAAGGTAGCTACCCCGATATTCGTGTGGTGAAGGAATCTAAAGTTGTACAAGATGGTAATATCATAACTTCTGCTGGTGTTACTTCAGGTATAAATATGGCATTATATCTTGTAGAAAACATTATTGGAAAATCAGCAGCGGAAAGAATATCTAATACTATTGAATTTTAA
- a CDS encoding putative holin-like toxin — protein sequence MNTFEVLTLMISFGMFVIAVLGFKNNDKNS from the coding sequence ATGAATACTTTTGAAGTGTTAACTCTGATGATCAGCTTTGGAATGTTTGTAATCGCCGTTTTGGGTTTTAAAAATAATGATAAAAATTCTTAA
- a CDS encoding AAA family ATPase translates to MSHVILSRGKAGTGKTTLAKALGKELNIIVLHKDDIYDTVSNFTKNNADRNKNCFEILYKLLKSSIVSDVDIVIDFGFNHLDDVEQLKSWIHKNKGSLKSVLCTCEDFIWAERLNKRKLCPLPNQLITNIEDLKKHYAKMRTGVLEGELVVDTALELDYLVELVANYIT, encoded by the coding sequence TTGTCACATGTTATTTTGAGTAGGGGAAAAGCAGGAACTGGGAAAACTACATTGGCGAAAGCATTAGGCAAAGAGTTGAACATAATAGTTTTACACAAAGACGATATATATGATACGGTTTCAAATTTCACAAAAAACAACGCAGATAGGAATAAAAACTGTTTTGAAATCTTATACAAATTACTAAAATCTTCAATAGTATCCGATGTTGATATTGTAATAGATTTTGGATTTAACCACTTGGATGACGTAGAACAATTAAAAAGTTGGATTCATAAAAATAAGGGTAGTCTAAAATCGGTCTTATGTACTTGCGAAGATTTCATTTGGGCTGAAAGGCTGAATAAGAGAAAATTATGTCCGTTACCTAATCAATTAATTACTAATATTGAAGATCTCAAGAAGCATTATGCAAAAATGCGTACAGGTGTCCTAGAGGGAGAGCTTGTAGTTGATACTGCTTTAGAATTAGATTATTTGGTTGAATTGGTAGCTAATTATATTACTTAA